The following coding sequences lie in one Populus trichocarpa isolate Nisqually-1 chromosome 14, P.trichocarpa_v4.1, whole genome shotgun sequence genomic window:
- the LOC7494133 gene encoding NDR1/HIN1-like protein 6: MADKPMKPVLPRPPGYRDPNHPVKSARRPLPTKTLVPHSFQPRKRRSRHWCRLCLCCLILLLIIVILLLIISGGLFYIWFEPKLPVFHLQSFKFPTFSVTKKSDGTYLKAKMVARIEVRNPNEKIIYHFGESKVETTTGDEEVNLGSTSLPKFTQEKGNATSLKTVTNVNNELIEDRIGSKILHQFTSKKLKVKMNVKTRVGIGVAGMKTGLLGAEVLCGGVTLKETESGEMPRCVMKILQWIIIR, encoded by the exons ATGGCAGACAAACCAATGAAGCCAGTTCTCCCAAGACCACCAGGTTACAGAGACCCCAATCACCCGGTAAAATCTGCCCGGAGACCGCTACCTACAAAGACATTAGTGCCTCATTCATTCCAGCCAAGGAAAAGACGGTCCAGGCATTGGTGTCGTCTATGCTTATGCTGCTTAATCCTTCTCCTTATCATTGTCATTCTTCTTCTGATAATCTCAGGTGGTCTATTTTACATCTGGTTCGAACCTAAACTCCCCGTTTTCCACCTCCAGTCTTTTAAATTCCCCACTTTTAGCGTCACCAAGAAATCAGATGGCACGTACCTTAAGGCCAAGATGGTTGCAAGAATTGAAGTTAGGAATcctaatgaaaaaattatatatcatttCGGAGAGTCTAAGGTGGAAACTACAACGGGAGACGAAGAAGTTAATTTGGGATCGACGAGCTTGCCTAAGTTCACACAGGAAAAAGGGAATGCGACGAGTTTGAAAACCGTGACTAATGTGAACAATGAGCTGATTGAGGATCGAATTGGATCCAAGATTCTTCATCAGTTCACGAGCAAGAAATTGAAGGTGAAGATGAATGTGAAAACAAGAGTTGGAATTGGTGTTGCGGGGATGAAGACAGGGTTGCTGGGGGCGGAAGTTTTGTGCGGAGGTGTAACGTTGAAGGAGACTGAAAGTGGTGAGATGCCAAGATGCGTCATGAAAATACTTCAATG GATCATCATCCGCTGA
- the LOC7492755 gene encoding pathogenesis-related genes transcriptional activator PTI6, translating to MFSPKNQTHKRLDCIKKMDRFSTKYTEHKTVTNKLVRWEDSKATRIVRISVTDGNATDSSGDENEEPKIQHPRIKKHINEIRMTNCSDREAEDAKKSPGQQVVKKNSRDQYYYPEGKKYRGVRQRPWGRWAAEIRDPYRRTRVWLGTYDTAEEAAMVYDQAAIRIKGPDAQTNFTNTLVSKQHTPDVDINVNISGYDSGKESHNSLCSPTSVLRFHSTGEPGPESQAAVQSDCCWRQNQEVVQEEILKGGDDECLVMDPLCLKEFWDFESPAPIFFEECSVPGTVLREDYADMPVHLDCDFGSCLWDVDKYFEA from the coding sequence ATGTTTTCACCCAAAAACCAAACCCACAAGAGACttgattgcattaaaaaaatggatCGCTTTTCTACCAAATACACAGAGCATAAAACCGTGACCAACAAGCTGGTGAGATGGGAGGACTCAAAAGCCACAAGAATTGTAAGGATTTCTGTGACTGACGGGAATGCAACGGACTCCTCTGGAGATGAAAATGAGGAACCCAAGATCCAACATCCAAGAATTAAAAAGCATATCAACGAGATAAGAATGACAAATTGCAGCGACAGGGAAGCAGAGGATGCGAAAAAATCACCAGGACAGCaagttgtgaaaaaaaactcaagggaTCAGTATTATTATCCAGAAGGGAAAAAGTATCGTGGTGTGAGACAAAGGCCATGGGGGAGATGGGCAGCAGAGATCAGAGACCCTTATAGGAGAACCCGGGTATGGTTAGGGACTTATGACACAGCAGAGGAGGCAGCCATGGTTTATGATCAGGCTGCTATTCGTATTAAAGGACCTGATGCACAGACCAATTTCACAAACACTCTGGTGAGCAAACAACATACCCCAGATGTTGATATTAATGTTAACATTTCTGGGTATGATTCTGGTAAAGAGTCTCATAATAGTCTATGCTCTCCAACTTCTGTACTTAGATTTCATTCCACTGGGGAACCGGGTCCAGAGTCACAGGCTGCTGTACAGAGTGACTGTTGCTGGAGACAAAATCAAGAGGTCGTTCAAGAAGAAATATTGAAGGGTGGTGATGATGAGTGTTTGGTGATGGATCCTCTGTGTTTGAAGGAGTTTTGGGACTTTGAAAGTCCTGCACCGATTTTTTTTGAGGAGTGCAGTGTACCGGGTACTGTTTTGAGAGAAGATTATGCTGATATGCCGGTACATTTAGATTGTGATTTTGGTTCCTGTTTATGGGATGTTGACAAGTATTTTGAGGCATAA